In the genome of Bacillus sp. S3, one region contains:
- a CDS encoding YdeI/OmpD-associated family protein: MTNSRKNRKVDGFLKKAKKWKEEFEALRNIVLDCELNEDIKWMHPCYMFEDKNIVLIHGFKEYCALLFHKGALLKDPHGILIQQTENVQAARQIRFTNLQEIVAMETIVKDYIYEAIEVEKAGLEVPFKKNIEFVIPEELQNKFDEIPALKTAFEALTPGRQRAYILYFSGAKQSKTRVSRIEKYMQQILDGKGLND; this comes from the coding sequence GTGACGAATAGTAGAAAGAATCGTAAGGTTGATGGCTTTTTAAAAAAGGCTAAAAAGTGGAAGGAAGAATTTGAGGCGTTGAGAAATATTGTTCTTGATTGTGAGCTGAATGAAGATATCAAGTGGATGCACCCTTGTTACATGTTTGAGGACAAAAACATTGTTTTAATCCATGGATTTAAAGAATATTGTGCGCTTCTGTTCCACAAAGGTGCCTTATTAAAGGATCCACATGGGATTCTAATCCAGCAAACGGAGAATGTACAGGCGGCGCGCCAAATTCGGTTCACTAATCTTCAAGAAATAGTTGCAATGGAAACGATCGTGAAAGACTATATTTATGAAGCCATAGAAGTGGAAAAAGCCGGTTTGGAAGTGCCTTTTAAAAAGAATATAGAATTCGTTATTCCTGAAGAATTACAAAATAAATTCGATGAAATCCCTGCCTTGAAAACGGCTTTTGAAGCATTGACGCCGGGAAGGCAAAGAGCATACATTCTTTATTTTTCGGGGGCCAAACAATCCAAAACTCGAGTGTCAAGGATTGAAAAATATATGCAGCAAATTCTTGATGGAAAGGGATTAAATGATTAG
- a CDS encoding succinate--CoA ligase subunit beta, whose protein sequence is MKLFEYQAKELFKQIQIPVPNRTFIEDYDEMGGAIDQVGFPCVLKAQVLQGGRGKAGLIKLVNNMEEASSQAEAIFSKAKNMSGLLIEEAIQIEKELYVSITADPVTGTAMMMACAEGGIDIEEIAKNIPEKIHKINIDLSEGIQSYQVRGLLYDMGIEDQLIGLGTKLLMDLYHVFRKNEAELVEINPLIVTKDGKLIAGDGKVTIDDNALFRHPQFQLTRAYYENDAEYEAAKEGIPYIQFDGDIGLMCAGAGLTNTVFDLVNDYGGSVANYLEFGGPNYHKAKMAMDIMMKNDIKVLLIVTFGTIARADVMAEGIAEAIRELQPPFPIVAAIRGTGEEQAHKLLRTVEIEPLIDTEQAVIKAIALSGGVKR, encoded by the coding sequence ATGAAACTATTTGAATATCAAGCAAAAGAACTTTTTAAACAAATTCAAATTCCTGTTCCAAATCGGACATTTATCGAAGATTACGATGAAATGGGGGGAGCAATCGATCAGGTGGGCTTTCCTTGTGTTCTCAAAGCACAGGTTCTGCAAGGAGGAAGGGGGAAAGCAGGACTTATCAAACTAGTAAACAATATGGAAGAAGCATCAAGCCAAGCAGAAGCGATTTTTTCAAAAGCCAAAAATATGTCCGGCCTTTTGATAGAGGAGGCCATCCAAATTGAGAAAGAGCTATATGTCTCGATTACAGCCGACCCGGTAACAGGAACGGCGATGATGATGGCTTGCGCGGAAGGCGGGATCGACATTGAAGAAATTGCAAAAAATATCCCGGAAAAAATTCATAAAATTAACATCGATCTTTCAGAAGGCATTCAGAGCTATCAAGTTCGCGGGCTGCTTTATGATATGGGGATAGAGGATCAATTAATAGGTTTAGGAACGAAGTTATTGATGGATTTATATCATGTTTTTAGAAAAAATGAAGCAGAGTTAGTGGAAATAAATCCATTGATTGTCACAAAGGACGGAAAATTAATAGCGGGAGATGGGAAAGTAACCATAGATGATAATGCCTTATTTAGACATCCCCAGTTTCAGCTGACAAGGGCCTATTACGAAAACGATGCAGAATATGAAGCTGCAAAGGAGGGAATCCCCTATATCCAGTTTGATGGAGATATTGGATTAATGTGTGCCGGAGCCGGTTTAACTAACACGGTATTTGATCTCGTAAATGATTATGGAGGAAGCGTTGCCAATTATTTAGAGTTTGGCGGTCCGAACTATCATAAGGCAAAAATGGCCATGGATATTATGATGAAAAATGATATTAAAGTATTGTTAATTGTTACATTTGGGACGATTGCAAGAGCTGATGTCATGGCGGAAGGAATTGCGGAAGCCATTAGAGAACTGCAGCCTCCATTTCCAATTGTTGCCGCGATTCGAGGTACTGGCGAGGAACAAGCACATAAGCTGCTGCGGACTGTCGAAATTGAACCATTAATTGATACGGAGCAAGCAGTCATTAAAGCGATTGCACTTTCAGGAGGTGTGAAACGATGA
- a CDS encoding MaoC family dehydratase N-terminal domain-containing protein: MPLKVGDIVTFQRTFTVRDVELFTEISGDEGVHHRTPDEQGRLVIQGLLTATLPTKVGGDANVLARTMNFEFLRPVFTGDTVICKVKIEKYERKENNRTAIMASFLCENQHEKEVLKGNFSGVIL, encoded by the coding sequence ATGCCATTAAAAGTAGGAGATATTGTAACGTTTCAACGGACCTTTACGGTAAGGGATGTTGAATTATTTACAGAGATTTCAGGTGATGAAGGGGTACATCATAGAACTCCAGATGAACAGGGACGGCTTGTCATACAGGGATTATTAACAGCAACCCTGCCAACAAAAGTTGGGGGAGATGCAAACGTGCTGGCCCGTACAATGAATTTTGAGTTTTTAAGACCTGTGTTTACGGGGGATACCGTCATTTGTAAAGTGAAAATTGAAAAATACGAAAGGAAAGAAAATAATCGAACAGCTATTATGGCATCCTTTTTATGTGAAAATCAGCATGAAAAAGAAGTATTAAAAGGGAATTTTTCCGGTGTCATACTTTAA
- a CDS encoding DUF3291 domain-containing protein — protein MAFVAIYTVGSLKHPYEHPASREFFEVGYKIMRQASISGQLIKEFTSDRVAFPKEAINGEGPPVLTLTVWENLQSLYRFTYSGKHKQALRDRNKWIDPHQEKQPTYVVWWTEKVMDVSWEEAFKRYNYYIQHGPTPFAFDYKHAFDEAGEPLLVN, from the coding sequence ATGGCTTTTGTTGCAATCTATACTGTTGGCAGTCTAAAACATCCATATGAACATCCTGCCTCACGTGAGTTTTTTGAAGTGGGATATAAAATCATGCGGCAGGCATCTATATCAGGGCAGCTTATAAAGGAGTTTACATCTGATAGAGTGGCATTCCCTAAGGAAGCGATCAATGGGGAGGGTCCTCCTGTTCTGACACTAACAGTATGGGAAAACCTTCAGTCATTATATCGTTTTACCTATTCAGGCAAGCATAAACAAGCCTTACGAGACAGAAACAAGTGGATCGACCCTCATCAAGAGAAACAACCTACATATGTGGTGTGGTGGACGGAGAAGGTGATGGATGTATCCTGGGAGGAGGCTTTCAAGAGATACAACTATTATATTCAGCATGGACCAACCCCTTTTGCGTTTGACTATAAGCACGCATTTGATGAAGCAGGTGAGCCGTTGTTGGTTAATTAG
- a CDS encoding DUF1284 domain-containing protein: protein MYKLRGHHLFCLLGYRGMGYSPEYVKNMTRLHQTLRNNPKTLILLVKGPDQLCEKYPNSGEYHCQDVQIYERDAVILDKMNLKIGQILKWEDIESHIRKHVIPSDIQVVCETCSWRSLGACEEGIREIHEEKGLREVK from the coding sequence ATGTATAAGCTGCGCGGACATCATCTGTTTTGTCTTCTAGGCTATCGGGGAATGGGGTATTCCCCAGAATATGTGAAAAATATGACACGTTTGCATCAAACTTTAAGAAACAACCCAAAAACGTTAATTCTACTTGTAAAGGGACCTGACCAATTGTGTGAAAAGTATCCCAACTCAGGTGAATACCATTGTCAAGACGTCCAGATCTATGAAAGAGATGCCGTTATTTTAGACAAAATGAACCTTAAAATCGGGCAAATTCTGAAATGGGAGGATATTGAGTCTCATATCCGGAAGCATGTCATCCCATCCGATATTCAAGTGGTCTGTGAAACATGCTCTTGGCGTTCCTTAGGGGCTTGCGAAGAAGGTATTCGAGAGATTCATGAAGAGAAGGGCTTAAGAGAAGTGAAATAA
- the sauS gene encoding acylating sulfoacetaldehyde dehydrogenase yields MKEVKNREMQAAEVNVQQTVSEMVKKAREAMKIFHHYSQEQVDEVVQAVAWAIYKPGHAERLAELALKDTGLGRYEDKVLKKRRKTMGTLRDLKGAKSVGIIHIDEAKGITEIAKPVGVVAAIVPSTNPGATPANIAMMALKGRNAIIIAPSPKGHSTSQLLLNYIHKELDKIGAPKDLFQVLPAPVNKAITKELMNQADFLTVTGSANNVQTGQTSGKPNACVGAGNVVSIVDRTANIEETARKIFLSKTFDNATSCSNDNSVVIEAAIYDQMIEALKRQGGYLCNAEEKDLLQEAMWIDGKRNVRTLAKDPHVIAQEAGLAHPDAQRATFFMVEETGIGRDYPFSGEKLAVVLTVYKAANFQEAINQAKEILNYQGRGHSCGLHTTDEKHMEQIGFEMDVCRLLINQVQVYGNGGNFNNGLNFTLSMGGGTWGGNNIGENLSYKHFLNITRVSRIIPEVVPTEEELWGNYWNKYGK; encoded by the coding sequence ATGAAAGAAGTTAAAAATCGTGAAATGCAAGCTGCCGAGGTGAATGTTCAACAAACAGTCTCAGAAATGGTCAAAAAAGCAAGAGAAGCGATGAAAATCTTTCATCACTATAGCCAGGAACAGGTCGATGAAGTGGTTCAAGCTGTGGCATGGGCAATCTATAAGCCCGGTCATGCTGAACGTTTGGCTGAATTGGCCTTAAAAGATACAGGATTGGGTCGTTATGAAGATAAGGTCTTAAAAAAACGCCGGAAAACTATGGGAACCTTACGTGACCTTAAAGGAGCAAAATCGGTAGGGATCATTCATATTGACGAGGCAAAGGGAATCACTGAAATTGCCAAGCCTGTTGGGGTGGTAGCGGCTATCGTACCATCTACAAACCCGGGTGCAACCCCTGCGAATATTGCTATGATGGCATTAAAAGGGCGAAATGCCATTATTATCGCTCCTTCACCAAAAGGACATTCCACAAGTCAACTACTTCTCAACTATATACACAAAGAGCTCGACAAAATTGGTGCACCGAAAGATCTTTTTCAAGTACTCCCTGCGCCTGTAAATAAAGCGATTACAAAAGAATTAATGAATCAGGCAGATTTTTTAACGGTGACGGGTTCAGCTAACAATGTCCAAACCGGGCAGACAAGCGGGAAGCCGAACGCCTGTGTAGGGGCCGGAAATGTTGTGTCTATTGTGGATCGAACAGCAAATATTGAAGAGACCGCTCGTAAAATTTTCTTAAGTAAAACCTTTGACAATGCCACCAGCTGTTCAAACGATAACTCAGTTGTGATTGAAGCGGCAATTTATGATCAAATGATCGAAGCGCTAAAACGGCAAGGTGGATACCTCTGTAATGCGGAAGAGAAAGATCTCTTACAAGAGGCAATGTGGATTGATGGAAAAAGAAATGTTCGAACACTAGCTAAAGATCCTCATGTGATTGCACAGGAGGCAGGTTTGGCTCATCCAGATGCACAAAGGGCTACCTTTTTTATGGTGGAGGAAACTGGAATTGGAAGGGACTATCCTTTTTCCGGGGAAAAATTAGCCGTTGTCTTAACCGTGTATAAAGCTGCTAACTTCCAAGAAGCCATTAACCAAGCCAAGGAAATTTTAAATTACCAGGGCAGAGGCCATTCTTGCGGACTGCATACGACCGATGAAAAACATATGGAGCAAATAGGGTTTGAAATGGATGTATGCAGACTGTTAATCAATCAAGTTCAAGTCTATGGAAATGGCGGTAATTTCAATAATGGATTAAATTTTACGCTTTCGATGGGTGGCGGTACATGGGGCGGCAATAACATCGGAGAAAATTTATCCTATAAACATTTTCTAAATATTACAAGAGTATCTCGGATTATCCCGGAAGTAGTACCAACAGAAGAGGAATTGTGGGGAAATTATTGGAATAAATACGGCAAATAA
- a CDS encoding selenium metabolism-associated LysR family transcriptional regulator, with product MNFDHLKVFHTVAREKSFSKTAKILHMSQPNISSQIRQLEESLDTKLFKRTTRKVDLTQAGEILFQSAEKIIYIIHQTQKDITLLSNSTHGVLNIGASLTLGEHILPRMIGHFKKEFPHVQIVLEINNSDQIIEKLKNEKIHIGFVQSMINSPEYRQRYFYEDELIFIAAKDFILQDSLDFRNSLSPDEIYSLPFILREAGSGTRQLIEEQLIKVNVYPSKLNVILELDNTQSIKSAVEAGIGISIISKASVQHELSLNTIRELSIQDLQLKRFFYSVYDEKKLTPAGETFLSFIHKDKEQ from the coding sequence ATGAATTTTGACCATCTAAAAGTATTTCATACGGTAGCACGGGAAAAAAGTTTTTCTAAAACGGCAAAAATCCTTCATATGTCACAACCGAATATCAGTTCTCAAATTCGGCAACTCGAAGAATCTTTGGACACGAAGCTATTTAAAAGGACTACTAGAAAAGTTGACTTAACCCAAGCAGGTGAGATTTTATTTCAATCAGCTGAAAAAATAATTTATATCATTCATCAAACCCAAAAAGATATTACACTCCTTTCCAATTCCACTCACGGAGTATTAAATATTGGTGCCAGTTTGACGCTGGGAGAGCATATTCTTCCCCGGATGATAGGACATTTCAAAAAGGAATTCCCCCATGTTCAAATAGTATTAGAAATTAACAATTCGGACCAGATTATTGAAAAGCTGAAGAACGAGAAAATTCATATTGGATTTGTTCAATCTATGATCAATTCCCCAGAATATCGCCAGCGTTACTTCTATGAGGATGAGCTAATCTTTATTGCTGCGAAGGACTTTATCCTGCAAGATTCGCTTGATTTTAGGAACAGCTTAAGCCCGGATGAAATTTATTCATTACCTTTTATCCTTCGAGAAGCAGGTTCGGGTACTAGACAATTAATTGAAGAGCAGCTAATCAAAGTGAATGTGTATCCTTCAAAATTGAATGTGATTCTTGAACTCGACAATACTCAGTCCATAAAGTCGGCTGTTGAAGCAGGTATAGGTATTTCGATCATCTCTAAAGCCTCTGTCCAACATGAACTATCTTTAAACACCATCCGCGAATTATCCATCCAAGATTTACAATTAAAGAGGTTTTTTTATTCCGTTTATGATGAAAAGAAATTAACACCTGCCGGCGAAACATTCCTGTCATTTATCCATAAGGATAAGGAACAATAA
- a CDS encoding NAD(P)-dependent alcohol dehydrogenase, whose translation MKAIVSNKYGPPDVLEWTEVEKPVPNDQEVLVKIHAASLNYGNLVLLKGEPFLARFAFGLLKPKYSIPGGDIAGVVEAVGKDVKQFQPGDEVFGDLSGSGWGGFAEYTAVPETALVLKPAKLSFEEAAAVPMAGVTALQGLRNKGKIQSGHKVLINGASGGVGTFAVQIAKSFGAEVTGVCSTRNVDILRAIGADHVIDYTKEDFTQKAERYDLILGVNGHHSISAYKRSLAPNGIFVHVGGSGAQMFQAMVLGPLISKTGGKKMGTFLQRANQSDLVYLKELLETGQVNPVIDRKYKLNEVPDAFRYFAEGHAQGKVIITV comes from the coding sequence ATGAAAGCGATCGTTTCCAATAAGTATGGTCCACCTGATGTTCTTGAATGGACAGAAGTTGAAAAGCCCGTCCCTAATGATCAGGAAGTTTTGGTAAAAATCCATGCAGCATCCTTAAATTATGGGAACTTGGTTCTTTTAAAAGGAGAACCGTTCTTAGCCCGTTTTGCGTTCGGTCTTCTAAAACCGAAATACTCCATCCCAGGCGGTGACATTGCAGGAGTGGTGGAAGCCGTCGGCAAAGATGTGAAGCAATTTCAACCAGGTGATGAGGTGTTCGGTGACCTTTCCGGTAGTGGTTGGGGCGGTTTCGCCGAGTATACAGCGGTACCCGAAACTGCATTAGTACTAAAACCGGCCAAACTGTCATTTGAAGAGGCAGCAGCGGTGCCAATGGCAGGGGTTACGGCTTTACAAGGTCTACGCAATAAAGGCAAGATTCAGTCGGGACATAAGGTATTGATTAATGGCGCTTCTGGTGGTGTCGGGACTTTCGCTGTACAAATCGCCAAATCATTCGGGGCAGAAGTTACGGGTGTGTGTAGCACAAGAAATGTAGACATTTTGCGGGCAATTGGGGCGGACCATGTGATTGACTATACAAAAGAGGATTTTACCCAAAAAGCGGAGAGGTATGATCTGATTTTAGGAGTAAATGGACATCATTCGATTTCGGCTTATAAGCGATCCTTAGCTCCCAATGGCATTTTTGTTCATGTTGGCGGTTCCGGGGCACAAATGTTCCAAGCTATGGTCCTCGGACCTTTGATTTCAAAGACTGGCGGGAAGAAAATGGGGACATTTTTGCAAAGGGCAAACCAAAGTGATTTGGTATACTTGAAAGAACTACTTGAAACCGGCCAAGTAAATCCTGTAATTGATAGAAAATACAAGTTGAATGAAGTACCCGATGCCTTCAGGTATTTTGCAGAAGGTCACGCACAAGGAAAAGTTATCATCACTGTGTGA